In Ciconia boyciana chromosome 1, ASM3463844v1, whole genome shotgun sequence, the genomic stretch AAGTCAATAGCATCATTGAGATTAATCTGTGTGGAGCAGTCCTGGAGCTGGCTTGCAGGATGTGTACAGCTGAGTCGTGTTACATCGAATGGTTAAAAAGCAAGgagtaagtgtgtgtgtggggaagcCATCCCAGCAAGACAGAATTAGACTCTGCAATTTGACTGAAACTAAAAACTATTACTAAAagtcaaattttatttcagactggAATAGTCCATCACCTCAAGCATATTCCAGTCTTTAATGAAATCACAATATGCTTTGCATTAGAAAAGACTTAGCACTCGCTCTCACTGTGGACAGGGTGGGACTGAATCACATCTGTGAAGCAGCCTCTGCCCCCATGCAGTATTGTGGTCACGATTTGTGAGCACAGCAGTAGGTTTGTTCCCTAGTTGTGTTTGTGGACCCATTCAAGATTCATTTCCATCTGTGGAGCTTGGATAATCGAAGTAGCTGACCCAAGAGTCACCCAACAACAGGGAGAAGAACCCACACATCCCAAACCCAACCTACCACTCCCAGCATTGCGCAGTACCTCCTAGAGAACTACTGTAGGACTCAGCAAGactaagatttaaaaaacagtccAAAAAGACCCAAAGTCTTTTAGatatttgctgctgtttatgGGTCAGCAATGCTACCAATGAAGCAGAAATGGCATCATGCTTCAGTACACTATGGACCAAGAAATAGCCAAGAAATCATTCAGTCCTCAAAACCGTGTACAATACCTATTAATCTACTGAATGTTTGCCAAACCAGACATCTGAGACCTGGCCATTATTTATAAAGAATCTAAATACCTCAGATTTAAATGTCACTCGTGAACTTTGTGCTTTACACTCAATTTTTAGAGCCATCTGTGGCCTAGACTTCCTCCAtgaaatttgtcattttatCAGTCATGCAGACTAGAACCGTCTCTTTCTGAGAAGTCTTTTGGGAAGGCTGTGACAGAGCAACAATAGGAACATTTTATAACCTCAAAATCCTCATCTCCACCTAATGAAGTTTCTGGCACAAAAATGCTAGTCAGCTCTGTGTCTAGCAATCTTCTGGGGTCAACAGGTAGGTCTAATATACCAGTACTGCCACCCCAGTTCTTTACTGACCTCTGATGCTGTGGCTGGCACTACTGCTGAAGCTCACCAAGGTTTCTAAGACAGTGGCATTAGGGTATCCTGCCCACTGAATTTTCATGGTATTAAATGCCATCATGCCTTATAGTCATTGTATAAGAGGAGGACATGTGGCAGCATGGCCTGGAGCATCCTTCTCAGTCTTCTCACAACATCCAGTTCTAcctccaaagggaaaaaagcttcagaagaTGATTGTCACTGAGGTCCAGTCTGCAGCTCTGTTCAGAGCGTGTGAGAGTAACGTTGTGTCCTCCTCTGTGGTTCTCACACTGGAGCAGTGAGACCTACAACTGCTCTTTGAGCTCACGGAGCTTGCCAGACTACCGTCAAAGGGAGGACAGACAACTGAGTCgctgcagctcagcagtttATCACTTGTCAGCAGGCCTGACTGCATGCATGGTCTTAGTTACTCCCACCATGCAAAAACATAAGCAGCCATTTCACAGCTGCAGGGAGCTAACAGCACCCCCAAGATGAACACTCTCTTAAACACAAAATGCTTAAGTGAGCATGCTTAGATGCACTGCTACTTACATGCCTGCCATCACCTGATGCAACTTCGTGTTCATACTTTCCCATCCATGAACTCAATGCAGCATCATTCTACATATCTGATTACAGAgattcttttgtttatttttacagattcaGAAAAGTGATGGATTTGCATAAGTTTATGAATgcacaatgattttttttttttaaactggaagacTTCTTATAGGGTTGGAAAGTTAATAATACCGCAATTTTGTGGATAAAGCAGGCTGGTCATCAAGAAAGATGAGGTGAGAACCTGACCTGAATAGTCTATAGGGAGCTTTAGCACTGATGGAGCCAGGATTTCATCCTGGACTCTATTCCCACTTCTGCCGCACAGGCACTGAGTGGTAATGAGAGATTGTATCAGCTCATCTCTCTGTGGTTTGCTCTCATCAGCTGTAAGAGAATAATATTTGACCATCCACCTCACCCAGGCAGTTGTGAGGATTCATTCAATTAATACCTGTTATGTGCTTTGAGATTCCTGGACAAAAGGCACCAGGGGGATAAAGAACAGGTACCCTGCCAGCACATGAAAACCAGAAACGCACACTAGCAAGTTCTAGCTGCTGTAGCAAAGATGAGCGGAACAGAGCaataaaaggaagagcagaaatagaatttaaaaaattatgaatgagGCCTGTAATAACAAGGCTTTTCTTCATTGTTAAATTCTGGAATAAATGCTGGGTTCGCATACCCAACAGGTAAATATTAACTACTTTGCCGACTTCAGCAGAGCTACTCCCCATTTTAGAAGTTGTGGCTGGTGGAAGCGAGAAGGGGTTTTAAGCCCAAACGTTTTGATCTGTCAAGCATCCTCGTAATACAAGCTACAGCTTAGTAAGCAGGTGGTGTGATCTGAATGCATCATCCTGAGAGGGTTCACTTCAGAGCCATTTCCACCACCACCTTCTTCAGTTTTAACGGTTCACATTCTTGGGCTTAGCATTTGAATGTGCTCAGGACCTTGGAAACTCCCTCAGTTAAGTGCTTGCACATCTGCTGGGCTAGCGGCAGCTGGCTTTCATGTGAACACCTGGCACCAGCTCCTGGTGAAATATTCTTCGGACGCCACAGATCACACAGACACTGCATTGCATTTTGCCTCAGACTACAGAAACACCCCTTACTGGGTCCCACAGAAAAGGCTTCCAGCATTTATAATGTCTTTATATATTTTGAGGTCATCAGGCAGATCTCAAAATCTGCAACTAcagcaaaaacagtgtggggtttctttgaaaactgaacCTTCCTATTAAGGTCCCTAATTTTATAAggtaatttataaataattaaggTCCCTAAAAGAGGGACAGCCTTCAGTTTGCACGTCTTGTAGCACACCTAATTGTGCAGAAAAGCTCtaagggtttggtttggtttttttttttcctttgcttgcttttttaaaaagaaaacaaaggagccCCACAAGTATCAGAGAGCTGAAGATGACAGCACAGTTCCCTACTGCATTTTGCAAGCCAATTCCCATTTCTCTCGCCTGCATTCCTTCCAAGTCAGGGGGTCTAACGGAAGACTGCCTCGTTCAGTACCTGACTTCTGACACGTAGCAGCTGGGTCCAGCAGATAACACCCTAAAGACACAGCTCACCTCAGCAAGGTTCTGCACCCATGTGTGGGAATGCTGGCACAATCAAAACCATTTAAATTTCTCAGGATTATTTCTTAAACAACTCTGAAAACAACTCGCACAGTTGTTTACTGAATAATACTgaataaattctgtatttatacAAGTGCCTCTCTCTGCAGGGAGCCGTGTCCTTCCTGGGCATCAACACTAGCTGCAGTGTTGACCCACTGCCTTAGACGCCAAGCTTACTTGTGgcaccctctccagcctgatctgggatgggttttttttgagtgagtcttgaaaacctccaaggatggagcctGCACAGTCTTACCAAGCAACTGGCTCCACTGCCAGTTCATGGTCAGAAGTTTACCTTCATGGTCAGAAACGTTTACCTTCAGAACCAGTTTGCACCCTTCTTTCAACTTATGCCGGTTGCCTCTTGTCCTCCCACCACACACTGCTGTgaaaagcctggctccatcttctcagTAACATGGCTCCAACTTTCTTAACCTCCCTCTAGGCATGAGGGGACTGCTGTTAGCCCTACCCCCTGCAAAGccacctcttctccaggctgaacaagccctgttcccttagctgctcctcacaggacaagtgctccagcccccaggGACTGTCTTGGTGGCCCTCCGCTAGACTCACTCCCGTTTATCAATGTTTTTCCTGTACTGCGGCCCCAAAACCAGATGCGGTACTCCAGATGCAGTTTAAATCTAAGCAGAGAGACCAGGAACTAGTGCCAGTTCCTGGTAGCTTCCCAGGATCCAGCTGAACCGGCAGGATCTGTGGGGCTGAAGGCTAAAATCCAAGCTCTCTCCAAGCAAGgaccttcctccctctttctctcctacCCCCCTTCTCCAGCCAGCGCAGCGTTAGATTTGTTTGCTGTACTCATCCAACGGGCTTATCTGTTGGAGGGCAGGCTGTCTCCTTGTTCATCTCCTGCAAGGAGCGGGTGCTGAGGCAGACCATCTCCCTCGGCGTCAGGCTGTCATCCCAGCCCCGAGGGGAGCAGTGCCACACGGTGGCTGGAGCATATTGTTGTCAACCGAAAAGGTCATTGTCAAGACTTTCATGGCTGGGCCAAAAAATGCGTTTCTCCGTCACAACAATTGGCCACAGCAAAGCTTTCGCGATTACAcacttcagattaaaaattcaaaacaaccAGAACAAAAGCTCGACATGGTAGCAAACCAAAACCCTTTATCCAAACAGCTTGTGAGTTCTCACTCAGATCTGATAATCAAAATCTGTAACCGAGATAAGAATCCAAATAAGGTTTTAGAGAAGCCTCGGGTCTCAGGTCTCTGTTTTatacataaatgcataaaatttGCAGTACTTTTCCAGCTCACTGCCTGCAAGAGAACTCCAGCGGCTAAGCTGAGAACCACTTTCAGCCCCTAGATTTGCTCAGATAATCCTTAATCAAAAGATATATACAGTGATATCAAATTTAAATCAATTTATCATGCTAGGCCTTAAGGGAAGGGGTAGCTGCTATCTATTTCTTCACCCTGCCTCCCTCTGTAAGAGTAACTAAAGGATTGAAATCATGATGTGGCTCCTTCTCCATGACCTACCACTGTGTTATCTTGCACACAACATAAGTGCATCAGTTTCCCTCTGCACATCACAATGGACATGAACTCATCTAGCTGTTGAGATACTTGGAGGAGAGCACCTCCTTATACATAACTTATCAGGACTCGGTGCAGAACAAGGCTGACAGTTTTGTGGTTGCTGGTGCAGGTGACCGGAGGAGTCTGGACTTTCAGCCGCATCTGTTGTGATATCTTCGTCACCATGGATGTAATGATGTGCACAGCCAGCATTTTAAACCTCTGTGCTATCAGCATTGACAGGTGAGAGCCAACAGCATCCAGGGGGATAGTCTGGAGATGGGGGTCGGCCCTGTACCCAAGTGTGGCAGGGACAAGGAATTGGGGTTTGCATGGGCAGCATCAGTGTCTTCAGGAACACGAACCTCCCTGCAAGCCTGTCGCTGCCACTACTGCTATTAAATTGGCTCTGCCCACCATGTGCTAGAAGATGTCAGCACTTAAGAAAAGGGCAGAAAGACACAGGCGGTAAGGCATCACCAGTAGGCAGTCAACCATATCCTCATGCTTTTTGAAGGCAGGAACCAGAATTGGTCATCTAATTCCCACTGAGTCTCAATGAGGGCTTCTCCTTCTGGAGACCTTACTCATgagtttttaataaacaaaatccTGCCATATACATAGGGAGGGGTGAAGATTATTGCTGTATAAACTTCAGCCTTGCCCTGTTTCTCTGCATCTTAAAACTGAGCCTGTTTTAAGCAATGCTGAGGGCTGGGAGCCAAGACCTCAGCACACATGGTGCTGTTTGTTAGGACCGACgagtggggaaaggaaaaaacactgcaTGCTGTACCTTTGTAATATGTGGTTCAAGGGTAATCATACGAAGCAGCTCTCAACACTGGGTTGGTCCGGTGTTCCTGCATGGGAATCTTTATCCCCGTTTCATTTTGGCTCTGTCTGCAAGGAGCAGCCCGTGGGCTATCCAAAAGACGAGACTCCTGTGCCTTCCAAATCCTAGCCTTACTGAGCTGCAtcccctggggcaccccagcAGCCGAAGGCCCCGGGCACCTGCCGGTGGGCAACCCTCCAGCTGTCAGCGAGGCCAACgccagagcaggcagctgaggcacagagcatAGCAGGCTGTGGTTGCTCCAGAGACTGCTCTTTCCCAGCAGTGCACATATAACCTTAGGGGCTTGAGGGATGGGGGTTTCCTGGGGTTTCTAGATCTATCTGGTATCCAAAACCTTGTAGCTTCACAATGCCGGCAGTTCTGCAGAGCATTTCTCTTCAGTGCTGCCAACTAACTCCAATTTCCTCTGTTCCTCCCCCTGATGCCCTGCTTACCATTCCTACAAATTGCTGATCCCATCACCTggtcttctttcctcttccatttcttcacCACATTCACCATCATGTTCCCTACATggctttcatttctccttttaaaacctggtccttttcctccctccattCTTACCTCTCCTCTTTGTGGAACTGGTTGGGCCCACAGATACACCGCAGTGGTGAAACCAGTTCAGTACCAGTACAGCACTGGGCAGAGCTCCTGCAGGAGAGTCTCTCTCATGATTGTGATAGTCTGGATGCTGGCATTTGCAGTGTCGTGCCCTCTCCTCTTCGGCTCCAATACTACAGGTAGGTGACATGCCGAACAATAGCATGCAGGGAGGGGTTGGAAACGGAGCTGCCCTGTGTATGGCCAGGTCATTTAACATGGGTCCTGCAGACTTTCCAAGTCAGAGGAAATTTTAGGGAACTGGAAAGCTATGAAGGGTGAGAAAAATCTCCAGTGCTGGAGAGCAGATGTGCTCTTGTCTATAAACTTGCCATTTGCTCAGGCAGACACTGGCTATTGACACTGACACTGACTCTGAAGACAGACCTGCCTGCTTTACTGCCAAATCAATGCCCATCAAAGTGTCCAGGTCTACAGATCCCCCCAAACGACCACTCTGTGCACACAGAGCAAATCTCCAGACGTGCAGCACgtgcaacacacacacacatcagaCTTACTGCATCTTGCCGATATTAACAGGTCCAGACACACAGTTTTAAATCTGATACAGGACACATTTCTAAACAGCAAGGATTGCATATTGGCACTGCTTATGAGAAATCTCCTTCCCATCCAACTGGCTGTCTGCTTCCTCACCTAATCCCTTGAGGAGAGCAAACAATTTAGCCTCCTCCTTGGAAGCAGGTTggtctttctccttcccctcacCTAGGGCAGCCCATTCTCCCTggaggcagaggggcaggggagccttcctcccccctgaGCCACAGGCAGAAgtcctctgctccccatccaTCCTCTATGCAGCGCTTGAGGCGAGAAGGGGACAGGGGTGGGAAGTGCTGCTGTCCCCCACTGCCTGGAGCAGACAGATGGGGGGGAAGGCACACCTCTGCATCTAGACAGCTCAGATGCTGTCAGAGGAATAGGAGAAAGGTCGAAAAGAAAAAGGATCCTCTGAGAAAGGATGGGAATAGACATGAGAGAAGAAGGCAGAGCTGTTGGCCAGAAAAGCAGGCAGATGCATGCTGGGTCATGCTAGATGGCCCTAGGTAGAGTCCATTTTAAGCATCAGTTAGGTGAGTGGGTAGGCCACAGTATAATTTGCAACAACAGAGATAGGAGGCACTTGCACTCCTTAGACTGCCTTTGTCCCCAGCCACCTTTCGACTTGCTTTGCCAACGCACCAGGGCCTCCTTGTACTAAACCAAAGCAGCTCAGCcgctcctctctctctctcttctccccagggGATCCCAGTGTCTGTTCCATATCCAACCCTATTTTCATCATCTACTCCTCTTTGGTGTCCTTCTACCTCCCCTTCATGGTGACCCTGCTGCTCTATGTCCGGATTTACCTCGTGCTAagacaaaggcaaaagaagCGAACCCTCACCCGGCAGGGCAGCCACAGTGCCAGCACCAAACCGTGTTATGCACACAAAGTAAGATCCACATGAATGCAGTAGGAGCTGTCAAAAAGGACAGGGCATGCATCATCTCTTCTCCTCAAAGGGTCAAAGCACAGAACGGAAAGCATAAAGGAAGGACATGGCATGTTTTCATCCCATCCCTCACTCATACACCATGATATTTGAGATGCAGAAGATCCAGCTAAATCCTTTTCAGCCCTCTAGAAAGAGGATACTCCCTGTGTATTTCTGCCCTCTAGAACCAAGCAACTAGAAAAGAGTGCAGCCTACTTCAATATTTCTTCAGAGCAGGGCTTTCTCGGCCATGCAGAAGTCTGGctaatttcttcatttattgattttaatgtcttcatttatTGATTTTTGCTCTACGAAGCTTTGCTCTCAGGGCTTCACAGGCTTTAAcctagattatttttaaaaaaagcctcttCATCTGACAGACTTAAGAGGTCAAAATGCTCATGGTGCACAGAGCATTTGTTCCACTGACCTTTCTAGATGAAATATCTGCAACCATGGGAACCAGCACCATGGTTTGAAAGGGATCACCTGGTCACGCATATCTGCTTGTTTTACACATTTTCTCACAGTGAAGCTACATTTAAAAAGGGGGGGATGTTGAGGGGAGCAGGGCCAACacaaaaatacaagtgaaaGGTTAGCAGAGCAGGTGTTGCAGCTCTTCTTGTTCTCATACTTCTCTCCTTGGTGGGATGGAGGCAGAGAGTTGTCCGGTGCTGGTTCACCCCTCTGATAAGCCAAGGTCAGTCCAGACGATATGGTGAAAACCTAAGAAGCAAGTGGGGCTAAGGATGACTCCTGCCACTTTCCTTGTCATCCTTTGACCCAATGAATGGTTTGGATGGTTCCCAGTTCCTCTGTGGCATTCTCTTCTGCAGGAACACACGGAGAGAAAAGCCTTGCCAAACAGATGCCAAGGCACCTTTTCCCCCTGTCTCCCACTCAAATGCTCAGGCCAGGAGATGTCTACCAAAAGGAATTTGCTGACTATCTTCAGCCTGCAGCGGTACCGCAGCTTCTGCCACGAGGCATCCCTCGCCAAGACACCAGGGACTACACAACACAGcaggctggaagagaggagaaagagtaCGAACCCAGGACTGGAGGTACGGAGGCTCAGCGATGGCAAAACCATCAGCTCTTTGAAGCTAGCACACCAGCAGCCCCGGCTGATCCAGCTTCGGGAGAGGAAGGCTACACAGATGCTAGCTATTGTCCTGGGTGAGTGACAGCCATGCTGTCTAGTGGGGTGCAAGGGGTGATGGTTTGGGACTTGCAAGAGCAAGGAATCTCCTAATACGGtattgagattaaaaaaatgcaggcgAGGCCCAGACTTCAGCTGTCACTGCTGCACAAACTCAGGAGAGACAATGGTGGGACTTTTAGGGATCCTTAAATGTTGAGAGCCAAGTATGTTAGTGTTTTATTTGCTATGTTTTGTTacccttttgttttaaatcagtgtCCAACAAGCCCTGCTAGAGGGAGCAACAGCCAAGatctttgctttcccttttcctttattttattattattactataaAGCTGGAACAATCTTAAGTTTCCATACATGCAGCACCTCTTAGGTCCAGTTACagaaggggaaactgaggcaaggagcagcagaggaacCAGCTCATAGGGCTGGATAGAGAAGCCGGCAGGCTGGTGCCCCGGTCACCTGCCACAGTCACCAGACGCACTGCTTCCCCTCGTTAACTCAGTAGTAGAAGGGAAATAATGCAGCCCTCGTCGTAACTGATTAAAGCAGCTAAGGCAGCAGTCTGTCCCTCTAAGTTGTGGCCACTTGCTTTTGTCTGTCACCAGGCCACTTCCGAAGCCCCACATCCATTCACATAACTGGTCCCAAGGAGCCTGAGCTCTTGCCAAGTCTTTCTGCATCAGGAATAAACGTCACCTTCAGTGTTTACCAAATGCAGACATGTGCATGGGAATAGTGAGAGGATGGATGGAGAGGGCACAGGTGCAGGCCCCTTTCCAAGTAGTTGCTTCTCTAAAGTCATGGattgttttctccctctctctaaACCCAGGGGCATTCATAGTCTGCTGGCTGCCCTTCTTCTTGATTCACATCCTCAACGCCCACTGCCCATCCTGCCACGTGCCCCCGGGGCTTTACAGTGCCAGCACCTGGCTGGGCTACGTGAACAGCGCCCTCAACCCCATCATCTACACAACCTTCAACACCGACTTCCGCAAAGCCTTCCTCAAGATCCTCTGCTGCTGACCGCGGGGCTGGCACTGGGCTGCACAGGCTGTGGTTTGCAGCAGACACCTGGACCGGGGACAAGGCGCGgggcccttccctccctctgctttACATGCTATGGGGAGTGATGTGCTCCCCGCCGCTGTGAGCAGTGGTGGTCGGCGTGATGTGGTCATTGCCGACAGCCAGGCACCTCTGCACCAGAGCGAAGAGCAGGAACACACCCCACCTACACAGCTGGCTTCCCGCACCGAGCCTCAACGCTCCTGCTTAAGAAGGTACATGTGCAAGTGCTTCCCACttctggggagggaggggaagaagacaCAGAGGCAAACCAGTGGGTCCCTCAGCGCTGGGCACAGCGATGCTGAGAGGCAGACCCGGGCGTGCAGTGGAAGATCAGGCACCGCAGCATGCCGCTCCTGGGAGCTGCCAGGCTCGCAGAGCACACGGGACCCAAGCGGACAGCACCTCTCATCGCCACCGCCTACGTGCTGGGAATGCGTTTGCCCTCCCAGTGCTGGAGGCTCAGCTTGCAGAAGGCACCCAGCTCATGCGCAGCAGTCCTAATAAGAGGGCAGAACATGACCTCTTTGATAAGGATCCCGACCCCTTTGATCAGGAGCCAAGAGCAAAAATTTGGCAAGGAAACTTAGAAATGGATCACTGATGGAGAAATGGCAACATCCCTGTTGTCTCCATCAAAAGGTTTGCCCATAAAACTGGGTCAGTCTCAGCACTTGAGAAAATTGCCCCAGTTGCAACCAAAACCTTCCCCTGTGCTGCCAGCTTGTATTTTATTGCTCCTTGCAAGGTAGAGAGGTGGCCACCATCCCTCTGGTAGGTCAGATCACATGAGAAGTGCAACACTATCACAGCATCCCCTGTCTTCCTAACCCACGGACCAGCGATAGATTGGCCACTACTTAACTACCACACACCCAGTCATCTACTGGGGCTACTAAATAATGAACAAGGCCTAGAATAGCTCCAGTCATGCCGGCAATAGATTcaaacctgtttttttcagccGGGGCAGGTTGCATACACGCTGTCTCAAAACTTGTTTGTGGTCTCTTTGGAACCAATTTGCTTGTGGTCCTCTCCTCATCAGGAGCACTGCTAGATTAAGGGTTTGTCCTGTCTGACTGCTGCAATAGCTCCTGTTACAGCCCACGCCTGGGGGAGAGCTGTTTGAGTAACATCCCTCCCAGCAAGAAAGGACGTGTGCCTCAGGACCAGACCCAGGACTCTCCCTGGCTCCCCTCGCCAATACAACTGTCAGCACACAGGCCGTCCGTACGTCCCAGCTTCCAGGAGCTGGCCAAATGCAGCCCTGCCACGGTCTCCTTTCCCAGCAGTATTTTACAAAGCCATCTCCAGTAGTTCCTGGATGAAAACACCAGACAAGCCCTGCCGTACCACGGAAGCTGGTCTCATGTCAGGGCACTCTAATGCTCTTCTCCTTGTATAGACAAACCTGACCTGGGACAGCCTCAACaagtttctctcatttttccccCTCGCTGTACGGGATCCGAGGCCCCAGCTCTCACTCCCAAGACTAGGCTTAGCTGTGCTGTTAGCCGCGCTTGTTTGACAGCTCCGGGCATGACTGTGTGTGCTGTCTCTGCCTGTGTCCATGCCACAGCTCCTCTGTCCGGGAAGGGCTTCCTCTCTTTCccaaaataaagccaaaacCATTGTCCTCCACCTCTGGAGCACATAGCAGAGCTCTAGCttcttcttttgtttgtctGGGTTTTGGGAGGAGACGTTCGTGGACAGCATGTGTTGTTTGCCTGGGGAGGTGCCCTCCATACTGCATTGTAACTGCATTAATCCAATAAAACATGGATGTAATCGGAAGTTTTGGTAACTTTGTGGTGAACGTAGCCCTTCCATAAGCCTTTTCTCACCTGTAGCCCTCTTAACATTTTCCCTGTACAAATTGATCATCTGCCTGGACACCCACAAGAGGTCTTTATTATTACTTGCATTTTACTTGCAACTGGGAAAGAAATCAATGGCTGCTGTAAGCACTTCCAGCAgataaattctgaaaatatggtCAATTAGTTTCCCAGCTACACCAGGCAGGCGTGTGGTAGTGTTACTGCATCTGCTCAAAGGTGCTGGGCAGCGCAGAAGGTGCTCAGCACACAGGATATTGGGGGTATCAATCGAGCGAATCAATCTGTGGACAGATTGCTGCTCAAGTAATTCTCATTAAGATGCTTCATAACACACATCACCAGAGACCAGTTTCAGTTGCTTTATATACACAGTTGCCAGAAAGgtggaaacaaggaaaaagatcCTTTAAAGGGTGACTAGGTCCATTTCAAGCCCTGACCTAGCATCTCTCA encodes the following:
- the DRD3 gene encoding D(3) dopamine receptor, which produces MALFTRTSSHPNTTDPIPCGADNTTESDLPHSHAYYALCYCILILAIIFGNVLVCLAVLRERTLQTTTNYLVVSLAVADLLVATLVMPWVVYLEVTGGVWTFSRICCDIFVTMDVMMCTASILNLCAISIDRYTAVVKPVQYQYSTGQSSCRRVSLMIVIVWMLAFAVSCPLLFGSNTTGDPSVCSISNPIFIIYSSLVSFYLPFMVTLLLYVRIYLVLRQRQKKRTLTRQGSHSASTKPCYAHKEHTERKALPNRCQGTFSPCLPLKCSGQEMSTKRNLLTIFSLQRYRSFCHEASLAKTPGTTQHSRLEERRKSTNPGLEVRRLSDGKTISSLKLAHQQPRLIQLRERKATQMLAIVLGAFIVCWLPFFLIHILNAHCPSCHVPPGLYSASTWLGYVNSALNPIIYTTFNTDFRKAFLKILCC